DNA sequence from the Actinomycetota bacterium genome:
CGATCGCCACCGCCGTCTCCTTCATGCGCCGCGAGGTCGGCATGGCCCGCCCGGTCGCCGGGCCCTTCCGCCAGACCGGCGCCACCACCGGCCAGGTCGACATCCACGCCAGCTCCTCGCCATCTGCTGACGTCGTGACCGTGGCCAGCAATCCGGTCACCACCGTCTCCCTGCAGCGGCTGCGGACCGTCTGGTACGTGACCGGCACCCGCACGCCCGCCATCAAGGTCCTCTCCCCGCAGCCACGGGACGCGGTCCGCTCGCCGGTCGGCGTCCTGGCCGTGGCCCCGGCCGCCATCGAGGGCCGGGTCCGGGTGCGGGTCACCCGGGACCGCTACGGCAAGGACATCGAACTGGGCAGCGGCTCCGT
Encoded proteins:
- a CDS encoding Gmad2 immunoglobulin-like domain-containing protein; this translates as MRPVRIIAAALLVASIAVAGCSTRDTSPPGDAAKSIAAPATPAPDQPTSDQPAPRSPVNRPPSTAEAIATAVSFMRREVGMARPVAGPFRQTGATTGQVDIHASSSPSADVVTVASNPVTTVSLQRLRTVWYVTGTRTPAIKVLSPQPRDAVRSPVGVLAVAPAAIEGRVRVRVTRDRYGKDIELGSGSVTADSAGAGGEFSGEIAFARPSGTAGSVVFTVGA